The region ATGAGAGGGGTCAGAGTTAGCAAAATCAATCTGCCAATAGCGATGCGCTACAATGCTGGTATCAATGATTCCCAGCGTGTTGAGGAAATAAGGGACTCTCCATTCAAAATCATCGGGTTGATCTTCTATGGTTAGTGTTCCCGCAAAGTTTAAGAACAAGTTCACTCGTTCCATACTCATCCCCTTAAGAACCTGAACAAGCCCCAGTGTACTTAAAAATTTACCCCCAGAGACACCATCCACATGAAGTTGCCCCCCAACATTGATATAGCAATTGGGTTGGGGTTTGAAAAAGTGATGTGTCCAGTCAAACTTATCTCTCCTAACACCACCATCCTCTAAAATTTCTGTTTCTTCATCTTCAATGCCCCAACCTGTTCGTATATAGGGAGATCTTAAAAATATATCTCCTTGAGATTTCAAACCGCCATAATTAATAATATGTTCTGTAGCCCCTAAATAAATTTCCGGACCTTCAATCATCGATTTGATGACTCCTTCTTGGTTTGTAAAATCAAATCCTAAATCTCTGAACAAAGAAGTTAAATAAGGATTATTTTTTACATTTTTTATGTACGAAAAAGGAAAAAAATTCTCTCTTGATGGATCGACCTGAGTAAAATCTCCCTCATTTGTAATCCTGATCGCATCTATCTGGATTTTTCTCTTCGTCTTTAAAACATTGTTATTGGAAAAATGCTGAATTTCCAAAAATAACTCGTAGGGAATTCCCTCTATAACACTATCATTTAAAATTAAATTTTTATCATCCCTAAAAATCAGAGAGTCACAATTCAAAGTAATCCACGGATCGCGATATCCTAATATGGATGAAACATATACACCTGAACTTGTAACTGGTCTGTTAACAAACTCTAAAACAGGAGCGAAAAAAGTTCCCTTCAAATAAGAAGGAACCATGTTCTTTCCTAGAAACATGATTTTCTCTTGAGATTCGATCCACCCTCCTGAATTCGCTCCGAACAAAGAAACACCAGCTTTTTGTAACGTATTAAAGTCAAGAAACTTTAGGGCACTTTTGGATTTAATTACCCCTCTTTCGTTATTTAGAAAGATAGAACCCTCAGTCAATAGAATATTTTCAGAGGTTATTTTACCATCCATATTGAAAATATTGGAGATTTGGCGTAGATCCAAAGACCCTATTGTAGCAATATTACCTGAGGCGTTATCTAGCTGAGAACCAGAAAGAGTCGCTATGACAGAAGCAGTGATAATGCCTCGAACATTATTAATGTTGCCTTTGGCCTTTAACGCTACATCCTGCCCCATTATGAAAGCCTGATCGCTATTAAAGATATTGCCTTGCTCACTTGTGAGATGAGTTTGAGTTTTTCCTGTAATACGAGCTCTATCATGATTCAAAATACGCCCCTGAACCGTCAAATCAACCATTCCAACAGGGCTTTCTATCCGAGAAAAATCTCCATTTATAATCTCTCCGTTACTAATAATCCGAACTAACTCAGTACCCCTAATAAAAGAACCATTCAAATTCATAAGCGATCCCAACAATTTATCTTGAGTACCGCCTGAAGTTTCTTCTGTCTTACTGTCTTCAGCGCTATCTTGTTTAGAATCTTTTTGCTCTTTCTTCTTATGTAAGCGTTCAGCGTGCGTTTTACCGAAAACATTTACGTTGGAATCTTTATTGACAAGAATGGGTGTAGCCTCTTCTTTCCCCACTTTAATAACAACCTCACGCCCCTCAAAAATAGAGAAGGATTCATTCGAAATCCCATTCGCCTGAAGGTCTAACGCGTTTTCTGCTTTGATTGTCGAATTTGTGTTGTATATCTTTTCTGCTGTAACAGAAATTTCTTGTCCTCTTATAAAAGATCCTTCTATATTGCGTAGGGTTCTAACCTCTAACTCAAGATCTCCTTTACTTCGGATTCTTCCCTGCCTATTCTCAAACATAGCCAGGGGGCCTAGAATAAATAGATCGGCTTCAGAATAAATCTCTCCTCCCTCATTCTTGAAAGACTGATTTCCTAAGAAATTTATAAATAAACTCTCCGCAGACCTTAAAGTTGATCTTAAATTTCTAAAATGCTCTATGCTAAGCGTGACTGTTTTTTCTCCCCGCAAAACACTTCCATTCTTTGCATAATAGGCTTTGCCTTTAAAAGAAAATGGATCTTTCACATAAAAATATGACTGATTCATAAGAAAGTTTAGGGAATCTACCGAAACACTTGTAGAAAAGATATTGCTTGAATCTAATTTCAAAGTTTTTTCAGCTTTAATACTCAACTTTGAGGAAATGATTTCACTCTTATGAGCAAGAGTAACAGAAGGCGCCTCTAAAGTACTTTGAAAGGTTTTAATCAATCCTCGTGACAAGGTAATCTCTAAAGGGCTTTCTAGTGTAAGATTTCTTCCTTTAAAAAGCCCGCCATTAAAAATTTCCCCTTGGATTGTGATAATTTTAGCAAACTGCCCGAACATAAATGAATCTAAATTCTCGTAAGAACGGCTCTGAAAAAAAACATTAGCAACAGAGTTAACAAAATTCGTCCTTAAAATCCCTGGTACAGTAAAAGAAACATCCCTTGTTGTTTCTAAAGAGAAAATTTCCACATTACCCAAATCATCTAAGAAAAAATCTAAATTGAACCCCTGATATTGGCTTACATATCTTTGCTTTCCTTCTTGTTCAAAAAGAATGTTTAGGTCTGATACTAAAAGCGTCTTGCGTCTACAATCATCAAGATTGTAAATTTCTAAGCTCAGACTGTTCGCTCCTCTATTTTTCTGAATCTCTATAGAGATGTGACTGCCAGAGGGATCAAAAGAAGGATTTTTGAAAAACTCCTCCGAAACAGAACCCAACGCTAGGTTGCTCCATAAAAGAATAGGAATAAACATAAACCGAAAAACAAATCTACTCATACACAATCTCCCTAGAAATCAAACTTAATTTATTTTTGTATCTTTTTGTTCGTCAAAAGAAGGAAGAGCTCTTCAAATTATTGATTAAAGCTCTTCCTTCAGCTTAAGTGCTTTTTCCATCAACCGTTATTTAAACAATCTAGCAATGAAATTGGATGGCTTTTTCTTTCCACCACCCCCACCAGTAGATTGTGCTGCAGGAGCGGCTTGCGGCTCAGCAGGAGGAGCAACAGGATTTCTCACCCACTTAATTTCATCAATCGGAATAACAATATCTCCTTCGACACCTTTAGCCTCCCAAGTTTCCTGTGTAGAAGAAAGATTATAGTCCACCCCCTCTTATATAGAACGATTCAATCACACGCTTGGAAACCTTCTGATCATCATCACGTACCCACCTTTCCTCAGTTTCTTTCTTATAATTCTTAACAAATGGTAATGGGTAATTACCAACAAACTCATTCCCTAAATATTTCTTCTGTTTAAACCTGCATACTACCATTCCATCTTCTTCGTATTCATCAAAAGGTTTGTCGGCAACCTCCAGTTTTTCAATCGCTTCTACAAGAGATCTATCACTAGAATCTCCAAGTTGAGGAACTTCTACAGAAGAGATCTCAAATGGATGTGCTGTCAGCTCATTTCCAGGGTTCTCTCTATATTCTAAGGCCGTAGCCAATCCATCGTTAGCCATCACTGCCAAAAAAATAGGCGTTCCAAGCAAAATTTTAGTGATTTTAGTTTGCATTTTCATTTTATTTACCTCATTT is a window of Alphaproteobacteria bacterium DNA encoding:
- a CDS encoding DUF637 domain-containing protein, which encodes MSRFVFRFMFIPILLWSNLALGSVSEEFFKNPSFDPSGSHISIEIQKNRGANSLSLEIYNLDDCRRKTLLVSDLNILFEQEGKQRYVSQYQGFNLDFFLDDLGNVEIFSLETTRDVSFTVPGILRTNFVNSVANVFFQSRSYENLDSFMFGQFAKIITIQGEIFNGGLFKGRNLTLESPLEITLSRGLIKTFQSTLEAPSVTLAHKSEIISSKLSIKAEKTLKLDSSNIFSTSVSVDSLNFLMNQSYFYVKDPFSFKGKAYYAKNGSVLRGEKTVTLSIEHFRNLRSTLRSAESLFINFLGNQSFKNEGGEIYSEADLFILGPLAMFENRQGRIRSKGDLELEVRTLRNIEGSFIRGQEISVTAEKIYNTNSTIKAENALDLQANGISNESFSIFEGREVVIKVGKEEATPILVNKDSNVNVFGKTHAERLHKKKEQKDSKQDSAEDSKTEETSGGTQDKLLGSLMNLNGSFIRGTELVRIISNGEIINGDFSRIESPVGMVDLTVQGRILNHDRARITGKTQTHLTSEQGNIFNSDQAFIMGQDVALKAKGNINNVRGIITASVIATLSGSQLDNASGNIATIGSLDLRQISNIFNMDGKITSENILLTEGSIFLNNERGVIKSKSALKFLDFNTLQKAGVSLFGANSGGWIESQEKIMFLGKNMVPSYLKGTFFAPVLEFVNRPVTSSGVYVSSILGYRDPWITLNCDSLIFRDDKNLILNDSVIEGIPYELFLEIQHFSNNNVLKTKRKIQIDAIRITNEGDFTQVDPSRENFFPFSYIKNVKNNPYLTSLFRDLGFDFTNQEGVIKSMIEGPEIYLGATEHIINYGGLKSQGDIFLRSPYIRTGWGIEDEETEILEDGGVRRDKFDWTHHFFKPQPNCYINVGGQLHVDGVSGGKFLSTLGLVQVLKGMSMERVNLFLNFAGTLTIEDQPDDFEWRVPYFLNTLGIIDTSIVAHRYWQIDFANSDPSHFNILKGKLQLKDVLYALNAASFLHGHDGILIEGMPDAQKTEFLDTFSGPDGKVSALLPSKAVNQNYVETYVRTVTKTGTDVSVSTNRICGIKTGKTKTYTPWRLDYPEQASRGGVHVAAMSSAGKMEARGVDEAVLSGGIHAANITLEPKESLVAGDQRNIKMPEIKQLPDFVEVLPNLTEAHNQQIYEIAPEDALYVLKTKFLRDKSQKIPVVIIEGEEKIPDLESYKMLLHPDEISQAMIHILQKQLNTGYVPSMKTTFDATKSAYRSALAKEPDALQRRAFAHLPQENTLNEDPHSDLYYKNVLVIRPDQVEEGLYFVPRIIEGKKVLVPVLHLKKGTINPALGRPDGANIAQGDVQKGEGQYIIDTDGAVTLDGVNIGEHKFKVRARKGIASTTHFHEIHEQTKSTEGKANGGFWSNSTRMETRTEHHVTTESGYPAIFGSDPEGIVELDAEDSDITLTGATLVGGDINLHGWKVLLQTLDLEEKRVNEDGQDIIVPTYVQSLVLGSKKGFITVKIFENQGSKYITLGSSKIVAEYVIKQAYKAREYCHKKTCKVVEGMFSAGATEEAFYHHVMSTPELQSFSENLELVSQLIDLEGIVRAPSGDLVFEGGRLQTGAQVYKKRHTLNSFTDTAFGGAEQSSYTEIPEIPQTNLESQNIRFNTVTADINGTTIKTHKVTDSTKEGMRLASIVGEMKRFTRSSQSGAFGTQSTTTKSGQEGERPTVLDVDKWESIYQRPQFTNVEWSDLNTRITGLPPEEKIRVLSSWIETSSHSNGLGKEGALMVAIAVTVATGGAGASSIGAAMAYGAMGYAASQAAVSFLQTGGDLESTVKGLTTTDSIQNMIIAAGTAGVMQGISPSLNSSIKDLPVLTRNFISSTVQTGVQ